One Bosea sp. 124 genomic window, GTCGCCATCGCACGCGCGCTCGCCATGGAGCCCGACGTGATGCTGTTCGACGAGGCGACCTCGGCGCTCGACCCCGAGCTCGTCGGCGAGGTCCTGAGCGTCATGCAGAAGCTCGCCGCGGAGGGCATGACGATGGTGATCGTCACCCACGAGATCGCCTTCGCGCGCGAGGTCGCCGACCGGGTGATCTTCATGCGCGACGGCGTCGTGGTCGAGGAAGGGCCAGCCCGCCAGGTCATCGACGCGCCGCGCGAGCCGGCGACGCAGGCGTTTCTCAGCCATTTCCATCGTGGCGGGGCGGCCCAGACCGACGGCGCCTGAACCGCCGGTCGCAGCGACATCGCGCGGCCGGATTTCCTTCGTCCCTTCATCGGCTCGCCAGTCCTCGGCGGCTGCGCCTTCGAGCCCGTCTCCGGAACCATGACCATGAAACTCAAGGGCGGCTTCACGAATTACGGCCAGCAGGTCGGCGTGCTGATGCTGGATACGCGTTTTCCCCGCCCGCCGGGTGACATCGGCAATGCGACCTCCTTCGACTTCCCGGTCCGCTACAAGACCGTCAAGGGCGCGGTCCAGAGCAAGATCATGGGCGACCACCCCGAAGGCGACCTGATCGGTCCCTTCATCGAAGCGGCGCGTGAGCTCGAAGCCGAAGGCGTCAGGGCGATCACCACGAGTTGCGGTTTCCTGGCGCCGTTCCAGAAGCAGCTCGCCGCGGCGGTGAACATCCCGGTTTTCGTCTCGGCCCTGATCCAGGCGCCGCTGATCCATGCCATGCTCGGGCCCGACAAGATCATAGGCGTCTTCACCGAGCGCGGGCACCACCTCAACGACGACCATTTCAAGGGCGTCGGCTGGTCGGTGAAGGACATCCCCACCTACATTCAGGGGATGAAACCGGATGCGGTCTTCCCCGCGACCTATATCGGCGGTCGGCTCGAGCTCGACACCGACGTGCTCAAAGAAGAGATGCTGGAGATGACCCGCGAGTTCATGCGGAACTGCCCCAACCCCGGTGCGATCCTGTTCGAGTGCACGAATATGTGCCCGTTCAGCTCCTTCGTCGCGGCGGAATCGGGGCTGCCCGTCTTCGACATCAATACGCTGATCAACACCGTGTTCAGCGCCAATAATCCGAGGCGGTATCTCTAAAGGGGCTGCGGCGATGTCTGCTTGCGAACGCGTCTATCTCGTCACGGGTGCGGCGAGCGGCATCGGCCGCGCCACCGCGCTGCATCTCGCCGGCCCGGCCGTCGGCCTCGTGCTGCACACCGGCTCCAACCAGGCCGGCCTCGATGCCGTCGCGGCGATCGCCCGGGCCGCTGGTGCCACCGTCGCGACCGCCCTCGGCGACATCGCCGCGAAGGAGACGGTGGAACAGGCGATCGCTCTCGCCGGCAGGCAGTTCGGCCGGCTCGACGGCGTCGTCGCAGTCGCCGGCCATGCCCGCAAAGGCGGCATCATGAATCTGCCGGAAGCCGAGCTGCGCCTGGCCATCGATGAATCTGCCATCGCCCTGATGCGCATGGCGCGGGCGGCCCGCGCGCTCCTGAAGGCGAGCGGCAGCGGCCGCATCGTCGCGACCTCGTCCTTCGTCGCGCATGCGCTGCGCACCGACATGCAGCCCTTCGCGGCGACGGCGGCGAGCCGCTCGGCGCTCGAAACCACAGTCAGGCTGATGGCTCATGAACTCGCAGCCGATGCCATCACCGTGAATGCCGTCGCGCCCGGGTTGATCCGCAAGGATGACAGCAAGGGCAGCAAGCTCTCGCCGGAAGCCATCGCCCGCATGGAGGCGATCATTCCGCTCGGGCGCCGCGGATTGCCGGAAGAGGTCGCGGCGGTGATCGGGTTCATCGCCTCGTCGGCGGCGTCCTACGTCACCGGCCAGATCATCCACGTCAATGGGGGGCTCGTATGAGCCTGCAGGTCATGAACATGGCAGCGGTCGAGCGCATCCGGCTCTTCTTCATCGAGAGCCCGATCAAGATGGCGCGGCTCCAGGGCGTCGGCAACGTCAAGGGCACGGTCAAGCGCGTGCTGGTCGAGCTGACCGCGAGCGACGGCATCGTCGGCTGGGGCGAGGCCGCGCCCTGGGAGGTTTTCACGGGCACGGCAGAAGCGGCGCTCGCGGCCATCGACGTCTATCTCCGGCCAGTCCTGCTCGGGCGCCCGATCCGGCGCATCCGCGAGACGATGGCGCTGCTCGACAGGGCGCTGGTCGGCCATGCCGAGGCCAAGGTCGCCATCGAGATGGCGCTGTTCGACATCCTCGGCAAGCAGTCGGGCCTGTCGGTGGCGGACCTGCTCGGCGGCAGGGTGCGCGACCTGATCCCGCTTTCCTTCTCGATCGCGGATCCGGATTTCGCCGCTGACCTGGAGCGGATGCGGGTCATGGTTCCGGCGGGGAACGTGATCTACAAGGTCAAGACCGGGGTGAAGCCGCATGCGGAGGACCTCGCCCATCTCGAAGCCATGCGCTCGGAATTCGGTGACGCGATCGATCTGCGGCTCGACTACAATCAGGCCCTGCAGCCGTTCGGAGCGATCAAGATCCTGCGCGACGTCGACCAGTTCAAGCCGACCTTCATCGAACAGCCCGTGCCGCGCAACAATCTCGACGCGATGGCCTCCTTCGTGGCGGCGCTCGATACGCCGATCCTCGCCGATGAGAGCTGCTTCGACGCGCGCGACCTGATGGAGATCGTGCGCCTGAAGGCGGCCAACGCCATCTCGGTCAAGCTGATGAAGGCCGGCGGCCTGCTGAAGGCTCAAGGTATCATGGCCATCGCCGACACGGCCGGGCTACCCGGTTATGGCGGCACTCTTTGGGAGGGCGGCATCGGGCTCGCCGCCGGGACCCAGCTCATCGCCGCGACGCCTGGCATCTCGCTCGGCTGCGAGTTCTACATGCCCCATCATGTCCTGACCGAGGACGTGCTGGAGGAGAAGATCGCCAATCGCGACGGCCATGTCGTCGTGCCGGACGGGCCCGGTCTCGGCATTCGCGTCAGCGAGGCGTCGATCCGCGCCAATGCGCGCGTGCTCGCCGAACGCTGAGCCGACTGTCGGTCTGCAGCGCTCGCAGCGCGGGCGCTCTTCACGCCTCGTGCACGCCGGCCGGAACTGTCTCGATACGGCCGGCCCGCTGAGCTTCGGCTCACTCATGTCGTTTTGCCAGCCGTCCTGGCTGTCGCTCCCATGCGATTTTCCATGCTGCGGCCTGCCTGCCGAGAGGGCGGGATCGTCCCGCGTCGTCGCCACGAGACCCACGTGATTGACAGCCTTCGTCGGCGCCTTCCTTATGGGCAGGTGGCGCGCCTCCGATCCTGTGGATTGATCCAGATCAAGATTGCGGGCATATCTGCGCCGTGCTGATATATGAAGCATATTGGGGCCGTGCTTGGGTTTTGGGGTCGCTGGTGCCGTCAAATCGGGGTGTCGAAGTGCTTGACTGAGGGTGGCGCGATCCTTGCGTCGAACTGCAAGGCCCGGCCATTCCTGGTCGTGCTGGCGATATATGAGATCGCTGTCCGGGTCTTTGGACGTCTTGTCCGCGGGGGCAGGTGAAGCCGCAAGAGATCAAGACGGAGGCGGATGAGTTTGGGGCAGGGGGATGGGAGCCGCGGCGGGCGAAGCAGCGCTGCGCGAGGAGCTTCCTTGCCGCGGCGACGGCGACGCCCCGGGGCGCCCCGCCGAAGCGTCATTTCACCGGAAATCGCGCGCTGCCAGACGGGCAGATCGGCCGACGCGCAGATGTCGACAGGGCCGCAACAGAGGGAAGGCTAACATCATGACCGGATTCAAGACCACCGCCGCT contains:
- a CDS encoding aspartate/glutamate racemase family protein; translation: MKLKGGFTNYGQQVGVLMLDTRFPRPPGDIGNATSFDFPVRYKTVKGAVQSKIMGDHPEGDLIGPFIEAARELEAEGVRAITTSCGFLAPFQKQLAAAVNIPVFVSALIQAPLIHAMLGPDKIIGVFTERGHHLNDDHFKGVGWSVKDIPTYIQGMKPDAVFPATYIGGRLELDTDVLKEEMLEMTREFMRNCPNPGAILFECTNMCPFSSFVAAESGLPVFDINTLINTVFSANNPRRYL
- a CDS encoding SDR family oxidoreductase, which translates into the protein MSACERVYLVTGAASGIGRATALHLAGPAVGLVLHTGSNQAGLDAVAAIARAAGATVATALGDIAAKETVEQAIALAGRQFGRLDGVVAVAGHARKGGIMNLPEAELRLAIDESAIALMRMARAARALLKASGSGRIVATSSFVAHALRTDMQPFAATAASRSALETTVRLMAHELAADAITVNAVAPGLIRKDDSKGSKLSPEAIARMEAIIPLGRRGLPEEVAAVIGFIASSAASYVTGQIIHVNGGLV
- a CDS encoding enolase C-terminal domain-like protein, whose protein sequence is MNMAAVERIRLFFIESPIKMARLQGVGNVKGTVKRVLVELTASDGIVGWGEAAPWEVFTGTAEAALAAIDVYLRPVLLGRPIRRIRETMALLDRALVGHAEAKVAIEMALFDILGKQSGLSVADLLGGRVRDLIPLSFSIADPDFAADLERMRVMVPAGNVIYKVKTGVKPHAEDLAHLEAMRSEFGDAIDLRLDYNQALQPFGAIKILRDVDQFKPTFIEQPVPRNNLDAMASFVAALDTPILADESCFDARDLMEIVRLKAANAISVKLMKAGGLLKAQGIMAIADTAGLPGYGGTLWEGGIGLAAGTQLIAATPGISLGCEFYMPHHVLTEDVLEEKIANRDGHVVVPDGPGLGIRVSEASIRANARVLAER